Proteins from a genomic interval of Debaryomyces hansenii CBS767 chromosome E complete sequence:
- a CDS encoding DEHA2E12144p (similar to uniprot|P48567 Saccharomyces cerevisiae YNL292W PUS4 catalyzes formation of Psi55 (modified uridine) in mitochondrial and cytoplasmic tRNAs) — protein MNGVFAIEKPSGITSSKFIGDIQALFTQSEIFKNDLNEAKTKAAQALGTDKKWSKERINKRVKSLKVKIGHGGTLDPMASGVLVVGVGLGTKKLQYYLSECNKTYETKALLGISTTTGDAEGEIITKNQVSHITQEMIKETAPKFIGDLKQTPPIFSALKMNGKPLYDYAREGIPLPMPIKVRQVKVFDVKVHDEDSLRTDHEFQTLKSELDEQGNPKEHELSNNPTLNDSPLYFSEQYLSKAETEGLPKEVGKPRSLADDSLPEKLPLIHLTADVSSGTYIRSLVSDYGRALESSAYMVELIRVRQSEWQLGKNVFKISDFENRDERIWGPVLKKVLDSDHDIDVSKELNDFSEKIAPLLEREQEVIEKFGDANKQDKEAHVADTTSIANTNTTERDAEIPKKRTIDEIEK, from the coding sequence ATGAATGGTGtatttgcaattgaaaAGCCGTCTGGGATTACATCGTCTAAATTCATAGGTGATATTCAGGCTCTCTTCACGCAATCagaaatttttaaaaacGATCTAAACGAAGCGAAGACCAAAGCAGCCCAAGCTTTAGGAACTGATAAAAAATGGTccaaagaaagaataaaCAAACGAGTAAAGTCGTTGAAGGTCAAGATTGGACATGGGGGTACCTTAGATCCAATGGCAAGTGGTGTATTGGTTGTTGGTGTTGGATTAGGGACTAAAAAATTACAATATTATCTTAGCGAATGCAATAAAACTTACGAGACGAAGGCATTATTGGGTATTTCGACAACTACTGGAGATGCAGAAGGTGAGATCATTACCAAAAATCAAGTAAGTCACATAACTCAAGAAATGATAAAGGAAACTGCtccaaaatttattggtgATCTTAAACAGACACCGCCTATATTTTCAgcattgaaaatgaatggTAAGCCATTATATGACTATGCGAGGGAAGGAATCCCATTGCCAATGCCTATAAAGGTAAGGCAAGTCAAGGTCTTCGATGTAAAAGTACATGATGAAGATTCATTACGCACCGACCATGAGTTTCAGACATTGAAAAGTGAATTGGATGAACAAGGTAATCCAAAAGAGCATGAGTTGTCAAACAATCCTACTTTGAATGATTCACCTTTGTATTTCTCGGAGCAATACTTGTCAAAGGCGGAGACTGAGGGTTTGCCTAAGGAAGTTGGTAAACCAAGGTCGTTGGCTGATGATTCGCTTCCTGAAAAATTACcattaattcatttgacTGCTGATGTCTCCTCTGGTACATACATCAGAAGTTTAGTAAGTGATTATGGTAGGGCTTTAGAGTCTTCGGCATATATGGTCGAATTGATACGAGTAAGACAATCCGAATGGCAGTTAGGAAAAAAtgtatttaaaatatcagattttgaaaatagaGATGAAAGAATTTGGGGACCTGTTTTAAAAAAGGTCTTGGATAGCGATCATGATATCGATGTTctgaaagaattgaatgattttTCTGAAAAAATTGCTCCCTTGCTTGAGCGTGAACAAGAAGTTATAGAAAAGTTTGGTGATGCTAACAAGCAAGACAAAGAAGCGCATGTTGCAGATACTACAAGTATAGCAAACACAAACACGACTGAGAGAGACGCAGAAATTCCAAAGAAAAGAACAATTGACGAAATAGAAAAATAA
- a CDS encoding DEHA2E12166p (similar to ca|CA0222|IPF12141 Candida albicans IPF12141 unknown function): protein MRLIGPSFKLTIRNFSFCRPLSGIYTKTSINPVNFQLSPPTKFAPKSLLLLSTPSLLTQSIEESIHLYQDNGIQVIAAGIDCMIPNSHRHGVSEMWLDKYIEINDSVKLEERDDINNQPKERDGVHVVKASKNWKNIDSKFSISIHPDLKIDLNLANTIFSTTNLVTLFYFQPSHLGEQSNSGQTLCDLRVTLPADLFKESPKIESKDKWTQLHDSNSEPLIITSCTGNLVKLINKKSAAGFLEQNDRLMSIGSKDTQVFVKIYKKGSNIAQRFKVIAGGGEWGTKANILAISPEAELDVGDRIEFFMLTPEDRFSTTAKFDDASLSHKLTFECSYEERSYGLNNNDDTVVMENVFGCGSENGFMYNNIQHVSAGESISISL, encoded by the coding sequence ATGAGATTAATTGGTCCAAGTTTCAAATTAACgataagaaatttttcCTTCTGTCGTCCATTATCAGGGATTTATACGAAAACCTCCATAAATCCAGtcaattttcaactttCACCACCAACCAAATTTGCTCCCAAATCATTACTTTTGTTATCTACGCCATCTTTGCTTACACAACTGATAGAGGAgtcaattcatttatatcaaGATAATGGAATACAAGTTATAGCTGCTGGAATAGATTGTATGATTCCCAATTCTCATCGTCATGGTGTTTCTGAAATGTGGCTTGACAAATAcattgaaatcaatgattCGGTAAAATTAGAAGAGAGAGACGATATAAACAACCAACCAAAGGAAAGGGATGGGGTACATGTGGTTAAGGCCAGCAAAAACTggaaaaatattgattctaaGTTTTCAATCAGTATACATCCAGATTTGAAGATTGATTTAAACCTTGCAAATACAATTTTTTCGACTACGAATTTAGTGACATTATTTTATTTCCAGCCAAGCCACTTGGGTGAACAAAGTAATTCAGGTCAAACATTATGTGATTTAAGAGTGACATTGCCTGCTGATTTGTTTAAGGAATCTCCAAAAATCGAATCAAAAGATAAGTGGACGCAATTGCATGATTCGAACTCTGAGCCATTAATTATAACAAGCTGTACTGGTAACTTAGTgaaattaatcaataaaaagTCTGCTGCTGGATTTTTGGAACAAAATGATCGCTTAATGAGTATCGGTTCTAAAGACACCCAAGTATTcgttaaaatatataaaaaagGTCTGAACATTGCACAACGTTTTAAGGTAATTGCAGGAGGTGGTGAATGGGGAACTAAAGCCAATATACTTGCCATTTCACCTGAGGCTGAACTAGACGTGGGTGATAGAATTGAGTTTTTTATGTTGACTCCAGAAGATAGATTTTCTACTACAGccaaatttgatgatgCCTCATTATCGCATAAGCTTACCTTTGAATGTTCTTATGAAGAACGCTCCTATGGGCTTAACAATAACGATGATACAGTTGTCATGGAAAACGTATTTGGCTGTGGATCAGAAAATGGATTcatgtataataatattcaacaCGTATCTGCCGGGGAAAGTATATCCATATCATTATAA
- a CDS encoding DEHA2E12188p (similar to uniprot|P38218 Saccharomyces cerevisiae YBR022W POA1 Phosphatase that is highly specific for ADP-ribose 1''-phosphate a tRNA splicing metabolite) produces MIKYIKGDLFTHTPSSRSAISIFAHACNCRGSWGGGIATVFYRKFPSAYKIYADYCSTHADDPSKLLGTTLLIPSSSSDPGNENGQKIVYVACLFTSDFYGKKKLTPGDIAANTDLSMKDLDTQLESLKEEKEIESTDQGEVVVNMPKINAGLFAVPWEITEDVLNKFNNLHINVYVVD; encoded by the coding sequence ATgattaaatatatcaaaGGTGATCTATTTACACATACCCCATCTAGTCGTTCGGCTATTTCAATCTTTGCTCATGCTTGCAATTGTCGTGGTTCATGGGGTGGAGGAATAGCTACAGTCTTTTATCGAAAATTTCCTTCCGCCTACAAAATATATGCAGATTATTGTAGCACGCATGCAGATGACCCATCTAAGCTATTAGGGACAACTCTATTGATTCCTTCGAGTTCTAGTGATCCTGGTAATGAAAATGGTCAAAAAATAGTTTATGTAGCGTGTCTTTTTACAAGTGATTTTTAcggaaagaagaagttaaCCCCTGGCGATATAGCTGCCAATACTGACTTATCGATGAAGGATTTGGATACCCAATTGGAACTGCTCAAAGAGGAAAAAGAGATCGAATCTACAGATCAGGGTGAGGTGGTTGTCAATATGCCAAAAATAAATGCTGGTCTTTTCGCCGTTCCATGGGAAATTACAGAAGATGTgttaaataaattcaacaaCCTCCATATCAATGTATACGTGGTAGATTAG
- a CDS encoding DEHA2E12210p (similar to uniprot|P38070 Saccharomyces cerevisiae YBR028C) — protein sequence MTGLFSFDEEKLAKDFNDTIIEDELDPNELDAKPFDGNILQVHTETTFPRRKSSVYRRLSIKSAASVTSQDFIIPANYQYSDEGNPESNVSKRRKVLSDFTPIKVLGKGAYGKVHLVQDRHNKRLFAQKQLRKPTINIHEEQGDIHTKHVKRTISERKILTNITHHPNIVKLFYALQDSDKFYLILEYIPGGELFHHLTSNNSLGNVFKEEDVAFYAAQMALGLKHLHELGIVYRDLKPENCLLNSAGHLVLTDFGLSKSIGEDPENSCKSIIGTPEYMAPEILKGDEYDYSVDWWSLGCVIYDMMTGKPPFTGNSHKVIQDKIIKNKLKMPFYFSMDAKDLLNKLLNKNPAKRFPVDEKWSIFESHRFFRKLNWKSLKAQDDSCNPPIIPVITDPILAENFSEEFTSMAISDFGGDQGINIPHNSDYNINYSFKGFSYTASNSFVDRFC from the coding sequence ATGACTGGTTTGTTTTCATTTGACGAGGAGAAACTCGCCAAGGATTTCAATGATACCATAATAGAAGACGAACTTGACCCGAATGAGCTAGATGCAAAACCTTTCGATGGTAATATACTCCAAGTCCATACTGAAACAACATTTCCAAGAAGAAAGTCGTCGGTCTACAGAAGgttatcaattaaatcGGCAGCTTCGGTAACGTCCCAGGATTTCATAATTCCGgcaaattatcaatattcaGATGAAGGAAACCCTGAATCAAATGTGTCTAAACGTAGAAAAGTATTAAGTGATTTTACACCTATAAAAGTTTTGGGAAAGGGAGCATATGGGAAAGTTCATTTGGTACAGGATAGACATAACAAGAGGCTATTTGCCCAAAAACAATTAAGAAAACCAACTATTAATATACATGAAGAGCAAGGTGACATCCACACAAAGCATGTCAAGCGGACTATTTCCGAAAGGAAAATTCTAACCAATATCACACATCATCCAAATATCGTGAAATTGTTCTATGCGTTGCAAGACTCAGACAAGTTTTATCTCATTTTAGAATATATTCCGGGAGGTGAGTTGTTCCATCATTTGACGTCAAACAACTCGCTCGGGAATGttttcaaagaagaagatgttGCATTTTATGCAGCGCAGATGGCTCTTGGCTTGAAGCACTTGCATGAGTTAGGGATTGTCTATAGGGATTTGAAGCCAGAGAATTGCTTGTTAAATAGTGCTGGCCATTTAGTATTAACAGACTTTGGCCTCTCCAAAAGTATAGGAGAAGACCCCGAAAACAGCTGTAAGTCCATCATAGGCACGCCTGAATACATGGCTCCGGAGATTTTGAAAGGAGATGAATATGATTACCTGGTCGACTGGTGGTCTTTGGGTTGCGTCATATACGATATGATGACTGGCAAGCCACCATTCACCGGTAACTCACATAAAGTCATCCaagataaaataattaagaacaaattgaaaatgccCTTTTACTTTTCCATGGATGCGAAGGACCTTTtaaacaaattattgaacaaaaaCCCTGCCAAGAGATTTCCTGTTGACGAAAAATGGTCCATATTTGAAAGCCATAGGTTCTTCCGCAAACTAAACTGGAAATCCTTAAAAGCCCAAGACGATTCCTGCAATCCCCCCATTATTCCGGTCATTACAGATCCTATATTGGCtgagaatttttcagaagAGTTTACAAGTATGGCTATTAGCGATTTTGGTGGAGATCAAGGTATAAACATACCTCACAATTCGGACtacaatataaattattcgTTCAAAGGCTTTAGTTACACGGCTAGTAATAGTTTTGTAGATAGATTTTGTTAG
- a CDS encoding DEHA2E12232p (highly similar to uniprot|P21576 Saccharomyces cerevisiae YKR001C VPS1 involved in vacuolar protein sorting and normal organization of intracellular membranes) gives MDETLIATINKLQDALAPLGGGSSSPVDLPQITVVGSQSSGKSSVLENIVGRDFLPRGTGIVTRRPLVLQLINKRSSPKPSKDLLEIHTTTDKGETSENNADEWGEFLHLPNKKFYNFEEIREEIVRETDAKTGKNLGISAVPINLRIYSPHVLTLTLVDLPGLTKVPVGDQPKDIERQIREMLMKFISKPNAIILSVNAANTDLANSDGLKLAREVDPEGSRTIGVLTKVDLMDQGTDVIDILAGRVIPLRFGYVPVINRGQKDIEGKKTIRDALQDESSFFENHPSYKAKAHYCGTPYLAKKLNGILLHHIKGTLPDIKMRIEHSLKKYQNELSLLGPEMSESPTSIALNMITNFTKDYNGILNGEARELTSQELSGGARISFVFHEIFKNGITSLDPFDQIKDADIRTIMHNTSGSAPSLFVGTQAFEVLVKQQIHRMEDPSIRCINLIFDELVRILSQIISQPQYSRYPSLKEQLSQHFIQLLREELIPTNKFVTDIIKSEETYVNTAHPDLLKGSQAMAIVEEKFHPKPQVAVDPKTGKPLPPSQQNQASPQPKEEGANGFFGGFFSSKNKKRLQSMEAPPPVLRATGSMTERETMETEVIKLLISSYFNIVKRTVADVVPKAIMLKLIERSKEEIQKELLEKLYNSPDLADLVKENELTVQKRKECLKMVDVLKNASEIVLSV, from the coding sequence ATGGATGAGACTTTAATTGCTACCATTAATAAGCTTCAGGATGCGTTAGCACCATTAGGTGGAGGATCTTCTTCACCAGTTGACTTACCTCAAATAACCGTCGTTGGTTCACAATCTAGTGGTAAGTCGTCTGTATTAGAAAATATCGTTGGAAGAGATTTCTTACCCAGAGGTACAGGTATTGTTACTAGAAGGCCTTTGGTTTTGCAGTTAATCAATAAGAGATCGTCGCCAAAACCATCTAAGGATTTATTGGAGATTCATACGACTACTGATAAAGGAGAGACGTCTGAAAACAACGCTGATGAATGGGGTGAATTCTTACACTTGCCAAATAAAAAGTTctataattttgaagaaattagagAGGAGATCGTTAGAGAGACCGATGCCAAAACTGGTAAGAACTTAGGTATTTCAGCAGTCCCAATTAATTTGAGGATTTATTCGCCCCATGTCTTGACTTTGACATTAGTGGATTTACCGGGTTTAACTAAGGTTCCAGTAGGTGACCAACcaaaagatattgaaagacAAATTAGAGAAATGCTTATGAAGTTTATTTCCAAGCCTAATGCTATTATATTGTCTGTCAATGCAGCTAATACTGATTTAGCTAACTCTGATGGATTAAAATTGGCAAGAGAAGTGGACCCAGAAGGTTCAAGAACTATCGGTGTTTTAACTAAGGTTGATTTGATGGATCAAGGTACTGATGTGATTGATATCTTGGCGGGTAGAGTCATTCCGTTAAGATTTGGTTACGTCCCTGTAATAAATAGAGGTcaaaaagatattgaaggGAAGAAGACTATCAGGGATGCGTTACAGGATGAAAgttcattttttgaaaatcatCCATCCTATAAGGCAAAGGCTCATTACTGTGGTACACCATATTTGgcaaagaaattgaatggtATCTTATTGCACCATATCAAGGGTACCTTGCCAGATATTAAGATGAGAATAGAACACTctttaaagaaatatcaaaatgaattgaGTTTATTGGGACCAGAAATGTCGGAATCCCCAACATCGATCGCTCTTAACATGATCACAAATTTCACCAAAGATTACAATGGTATTTTGAATGGTGAAGCCAGAGAATTAACGTCGCAAGAATTGAGTGGTGGAGCTCGTATCTCCTTTGTGTTCCatgaaatttttaaaaatggtATTACTTCATTAGATCCATTTGACCAAATTAAAGATGCGGATATTAGAACTATCATGCACAATACTTCGGGTTCCGCTCCATCCTTATTCGTTGGTACCCAAGCATTCGAAGTCCTCGTCAAACAACAAATCCACAGAATGGAGGACCCATCCATCCGttgtattaatttaattttcgATGAATTGGTCCGTATTTTATCTCAGATTATTTCCCAACCGCAATATTCGCGTTACCCATCATTAAAGGAACAATTATCTCAACATTTCATTCAGTTATTAAGAGAGGAATTAATCCCAACCAATAAGTTTGTGACTGACATAATCAAGTCGGAAGAGACTTATGTCAATACCGCTCATcctgatttattaaaggGTTCTCAAGCTATGGCCAtagttgaagaaaaattccATCCAAAACCACAAGTGGCAGTTGATCCTAAAACCGGTAAACCATTACCTCCAtctcaacaaaatcaaGCCCTGCCACAGccaaaagaagaaggagCAAACGGATTCTTCGGTGGTTTTTTCTCTTCtaagaacaagaagagaTTGCAATCTATGGAAGCACCTCCACCAGTCTTGAGAGCTACGGGAAGCATGACTGAAAGAGAAACTATGGAAACTGAAGTCATTAagttattgatttcttcttatttCAACATCGTGAAGAGAACGGTTGCCGATGTTGTTCCAAAGGCGATAATGTTGAAGTTAATTGAAAGATCGAAGgaagaaattcaaaaggAATTATTGGAGAAGTTATACAATTCCCCTGACTTAGCTGATTTagttaaagaaaatgagTTAACCGTTCAAAAGAGAAAGGAATGTTTGAAGATGGTTGATGTGTTGAAAAATGCTAGTGAGATTGTTTTGAGTGTTTAA
- a CDS encoding DEHA2E12254p (similar to uniprot|P21182 Saccharomyces cerevisiae YOL052C SPE2 S-adenosylmethionine decarboxylase and similar to ca|CA2712|CaSPE2 Candida albicans CaSPE2) has translation MVAPAYVEDTYVDHELSANLDSTFAFEGPEKLLEIWFFKSENDIPKKSEGLRSIPLEKWVRVLDLVSCKILSMKSSKFMDAYLLSESSLFVFPHKLILKTCGTTTTLACLESLFETVNQYVEGIDFNDFNVYKIFYSRRSFMFPDKQKHVHRNWKQEVTLLNKYFQNGKSYIVGDFTGDDHWYLYMGGRDSVPSDENANDNVRDQTFEILMTELNPEKAENFIADRKPGAESLIKESSEEEEHDLGHDMGMQTMCKSKLDSIFDGSNKKLKSHHLPSPSLSDSMELDSDECSKETPTINSDKFKFIHDAFAFSPCGYSSNSISSNNGGYYYTLHITPESGWSYASFETNYPFTKDSNESIVDVLNKVLDIFQPGKFSVTFITESEDTHDKFNFHDLSNCAEDLSEQGYQKQERVLYDLKFGYKLLYLNFTKDKT, from the coding sequence ATGGTTGCTCCAGCTTACGTTGAAGATACCTATGTCGATCATGAGTTATCTGCAAACTTAGATTCAACATTTGCATTTGAAGGTCCTGAGAAACTATTAGAGATCTGGTTCTTTAAATCTGAAAACGATATCCCAAAAAAGTCGGAAGGCTTACGTAGCATCCCGTTAGAAAAATGGGTTAGGGTATTAGATTTAGTCAGCTGTAAAATTCTATCCAtgaaatcttcaaaattcaTGGACGCTTACTTGTTATCTGAATCTTCGTTGTTTGTATTCCCACATAAGTTGATCTTAAAAACTTGTGGAACTACTACAACATTAGCATGTCTTGAAAGCTTATTTGAAACTGTTAATCAATATGTTGAGGGCATTgattttaatgatttcaatgtgtacaaaatattttattcaagGAGATCTTTCATGTTCCCAGATAAACAAAAGCATGTGCACAGAAACTGGAAGCAAGAAGTtactttattgaataaatattttcaaaacGGAAAATCATACATAGTTGGAGATTTTACTGGCGACGACCATTGGTATTTGTATATGGGGGGCAGAGATTCTGTGCCTTCTGATGAAAATGCAAATGATAATGTCCGTGATCAaacatttgaaatattaatgactGAATTGAATCCTGAAAAAGCTGAAAATTTCATCGCGGATAGAAAGCCTGGTGCCGAATCTTTGATTAAAGAATCaagtgaagaagaagagcaTGATCTAGGCCATGATATGGGAATGCAAACCATGTGCAAAAGCAAACTAGATTCTATTTTCGATGGATCAAATAAGAAGCTTAAATCTCATCATTTACCATCACCTTCTTTGTCTGACAGTATGGAATTAGATTCAGATGAATGTCTGAAGGAAACTCCAACTATTAATTCTgacaaattcaagtttatTCATGATGCATTTGCGTTCAGTCCCTGTGGATATTCGTCAAATTcgatatcatcaaataaCGGTGGCTATTACTACACGTTACATATTACACCCGAATCTGGATGGTCATACGCGTCATTCGAAACTAATTACCCTTTTACAAAGGATAGTAATGAAAGCATAGTTGACGTATTAAATAAGGTGTTAGATATCTTCCAACCTGGAAAATTCTCCGTCACTTTTATTACGGAATCTGAGGACACTCATGATAAGTTCAATTTCCACGATTTATCGAATTGTGCTGAAGATTTAAGTGAGCAAGGCTATCAAAAACAAGAGCGGGTTTTATATGACTTGAAGTTTGGCTATAAATTGTTGTACTTGAATTTCACAAAAGACAAAACGTAA
- a CDS encoding ADP/ATP carrier protein (highly similar to uniprot|P18239 Saccharomyces cerevisiae YBL030c PET9 Major ADP/ATP carrier of the mitochondrial inner membrane exchanges cytosolic ADP for mitochondrially synthesized ATPand highly similar to ca|CA5388|CaPET9 Candida albicans CaPET9): MGDSSFVIDFLMGGVSAAVSKTAAAPIERVKLLIQNQDEMMKQGRLSRKYDGIIECFKRTAAEEGMVSFWRGNTANVIRYFPTQALNFAFKDKFKAMFGFKKNEGYWKWFAGNLASGGMAGATSLLFVYSLDFARTRLANDAKSSKGDGQRQFNGLIDVYKKTLASDGIAGLYRGFGPSVIGIIVYRGLYFGLYDSLKPVILVGPLEGNFLASFLLGWAVTTGASTASYPLDSVRRRMMMTSGQAVKYDGAFDCFKKVVAAEGIKSLFKGCGANILRGVASAGVLSMYDQFQMIMFGKKFS; this comes from the coding sequence ATGGGTGATTCTTCTTTCGTGATTGATTTTTTGATGGGTGGTGTTTCCGCCGCCGTCTCTAAGACTGCCGCTGCTCCAATTGAAAGAGTTAAGTTATTAATCCAAAACCAAGATGAAATGATGAAGCAAGGTCGTTTATCTAGAAAGTACGATGGTATTATCGAATGTTTCAAGAGAACCGCTGCTGAAGAAGGTATGGTCTCTTTCTGGAGAGGTAACACCGCCAATGTTATCAGATACTTCCCAACCCAAGCATTGAACTTCGCTTTCAAGGATAAGTTCAAGGCTATGTTCGGTTTCAAGAAGAACGAAGGTTACTGGAAATGGTTTGCTGGTAACTTAGCTTCCGGTGGTATGGCTGGTGCCACTTCTTTGTTATTTGTCTACTCTTTAGATTTCGCCAGAACCAGATTAGCTAACGATGCTAAGTCCTCTAAGGGTGACGGTCAAAGACAATTCAACGGTTTAATCGATGTTTACAAGAAGACTTTAGCTTCTGATGGTATTGCTGGTTTATACAGAGGTTTCGGTCCATCCGTTATCGGTATTATTGTCTACAGAGGTTTATACTTCGGTTTATACGATTCCTTGAAGCCAGTTATCTTAGTCGGTCCATTAGAAGGTAACTTCTTAGCCTCTTTCTTATTAGGTTGGGCTGTCACCACCGGTGCCTCTACTGCTTCTTACCCATTAGATTCCgttagaagaagaatgatgatgacCTCTGGTCAAGCCGTTAAGTACGATGGTGCTTTCGACTGTTTCAAGAAGGTTGTTGCTGCTGAAGGTATCAAGTCCTTATTCAAGGGTTGTGGTGCTAACATCTTAAGAGGTGTCGCCTCCGCCGGTGTTCTTTCCATGTATGatcaattccaaatgaTCATGTTCGGTAAGAAATTTAGTTAA